From one Streptomyces sp. R41 genomic stretch:
- a CDS encoding antitoxin: MRLLHDLKAKLAPAKDKVSHLAHQYEDKVSHGLDKAAKVVDEKTKHKYSDKIQTGTGKAKGAMDRLAHKDSGGATPPPDTPSPPPAS, encoded by the coding sequence ATGCGTCTCCTGCACGATTTGAAAGCCAAGCTGGCGCCTGCCAAGGACAAGGTCTCGCACCTCGCGCACCAGTACGAGGACAAGGTCAGCCACGGTCTCGACAAGGCCGCGAAGGTGGTCGACGAGAAGACCAAGCACAAGTACAGCGACAAGATCCAGACGGGCACAGGCAAGGCCAAGGGCGCCATGGACCGACTCGCGCACAAGGACAGTGGCGGCGCCACACCTCCGCCGGACACGCCATCACCGCCTCCGGCTTCCTGA